From Lysinibacillus sp. SGAir0095, the proteins below share one genomic window:
- a CDS encoding TRAP transporter small permease: protein MLKKMDKIMDFLEENFVFITLLSMLLLVFANFIFRYLFGSPITWGEEASRYLMIWATFIAASLGVKRGAHITLDILVVYLPEKANRILRGISYILSMIYCVILIVIGIPFINSLIEKGQLSPALHMPMHLVYLAVLVGTIFMLVRYVLLFISDIIKSEQVEKPEIFVD from the coding sequence ATGTTGAAGAAAATGGATAAAATAATGGACTTCTTAGAAGAAAATTTTGTTTTTATCACGCTCTTATCTATGTTATTGCTTGTATTTGCTAACTTTATATTCCGTTATTTGTTTGGCTCACCAATTACCTGGGGTGAAGAGGCTTCAAGATATTTAATGATCTGGGCTACATTTATTGCGGCTAGTCTAGGGGTAAAAAGAGGTGCACATATTACTTTAGATATTTTAGTTGTGTATTTACCGGAGAAAGCTAATCGAATTTTAAGAGGGATAAGTTATATTTTATCGATGATTTACTGTGTAATTCTAATTGTGATTGGTATTCCGTTTATCAATAGTCTAATAGAAAAAGGACAACTATCTCCAGCTTTACACATGCCAATGCATCTTGTGTATCTGGCTGTCTTAGTTGGAACCATCTTTATGTTAGTTCGGTATGTCTTGCTGTTTATATCTGACATTATTAAGTCAGAACAAGTTGAAAAACCAGAGATTTTTGTAGATTAG